The following are from one region of the Amia ocellicauda isolate fAmiCal2 chromosome 1, fAmiCal2.hap1, whole genome shotgun sequence genome:
- the LOC136752611 gene encoding V-set and immunoglobulin domain-containing protein 2 → MAPSLNVPIVLVTTLYFGSVFARQAVTVSNPIFATMGTSQNLPCQYSTTPLQGFTLEWSFIAPGTQAINSKRVLYYDGKVYWVTSWDGRMELLQNPPDRGDASIRILDVQPSDTGLYICEVTNPKDWSGSGQGLINFTVLMPPSTPVCKMNGQPYQGNDVTLSCHSSQGLPQPIYSWTREKTPNQAPLPAANVVEDQRAGTLLLRNLSSPFSGRYVCQASNELGTVSCRVNVSVSYTSTAGVIAGAIMGTFLILLVLGGLAGFLFWQWKTKNKKVHTGNEIRVDDVAPGYHTPRQGGSETGSHLLKHSMERQETSSLASSRFNVVV, encoded by the exons GATCAGTCTTCGCACGGCAGGCGGTTACAGTCTCCAATCCAATTTTCGCCACCATGGGCACATCTCAGAACCTCCCCTGCCAGTACAGCACCACACCCTTGCAGGGCTTCACTCTGGAGTGGAGCTTCATTGCCCCCGGCACTCAGGCGATCAATTCTAAGAGG GTCTTGTATTATGATGGGAAGGTCTACTGGGTGACTTCCTGGGACGGGAGGATGGAGCTCCTGCAGAACCCGCCTGACAGAGGGGACGCCTCCATCCGCATCCTGGACGTGCAGCCCTCTGACACTGGGCTGTACATCTGTGAGGTCACAAACCCCAAAGACTGGTCCGGGAGCGGACAGGGACTTATCAACTTCACGGTCTTGA TGCCGCCCTCCACCCCGGTGTGCAAGATGAACGGACAGCCCTATCAAGGGAACGACGTCACTCTGAGCTGCCACTCCTCACAGGGGCTTCCCCAGCCCATCTATAGCTGGACCCGAGAGAAGACCCCCAACCAGGCCCCCTTGCCAGCCGCTAATGTGGTAGAAG ACCAGAGGGCTGGCACTCTGCTCTTGAGGAACCTGTCCTCTCCCTTCTCAGGCAGGTATGTCTGCCAGGCCTCCAACGAGCTGGGAACCGTGTCCTGCAGGGTCAACGTCAGTGTCTCCT ACACCAGCACAGCAGGTGTGATTGCGGGCGCGATCATGGGCACTTTCCtcatcctcctcgtcctcggagGGCTGGCTGGGTTCCTCTTCTGGCAGTGGAAGACAAAAAATAAGAAGGTGCACACAGGGAACGAAATCAG GGTGGATGACGTGGCTCCTGGTTATCACACGCCCAGACAGGGAGGCTCAGAGACGGGCTCTCACCTGCTCAAACACTCCATGGAGAGACAGGAGACGTCCAGTCTTGCCAGTTCGAGGTTCAACGTAGTCGTGTGA
- the fez1 gene encoding fasciculation and elongation protein zeta-1 isoform X1, whose translation MEAPLVCLDEDFEDLRPCREEELSQVPLRPNNTAPLAREDFSELENFSEMMSFKSMEDLVNEFDEKLHVCFRNYNTKTEGLAPVRNQTHAGEDEELLQDEEVWDALTDNYMPSSGSSWDDQNTEGLNGNLSDQEIHEKEEEEMNEKNDNTSALAEEPLITADQVIEEIVEMMENSPDPEETEEEEEEEESVDSSVQPDASLLEEIRVLSQAFNNNCSYEGLRLMPSAALNELLCRVEAAIREFSEELVTQLARRDELEFEKEVKNTFITALMEVQNRQKEQRDVSKRRRREKGMSLQGNAKAEKTGAMPVKRFSMEGLSNILQTGIRQTFGNSGTDKQYLNTVIPYEKKGTPPTVEDLQMLTKILYAMKEDSEKVPTLLTDYILKVLCPT comes from the exons ATGGAAGCCCCCTTGGTGTGTCTGGATGAGGACTTTGAGGACCTGAGACCATGTCGGGAGGAGGAACTGAGCCAGGTGCCATTGCGTCCCAACAACACCGCCCCTCTGGCCCGTGAGGACTTCTCGGAGCTGGAGAACTTCTCAGAGATGATGAGCTTCAAGTCCATGGAGGACCTGGTGAATGAGTTTGATGAGAAGCTCCATGTCTGCTTCCGAAACTACAACACCAAGACCGAGGGTTTGGCCCCTGTGCGCAACCAGACACATGCGGGCGAGGATGAGGAGCTGCTTCAGGATGAAGA GGTGTGGGATGCTTTGACTGACAACTATATGCCCTCCAGTGGCTCAAGCTGGGATGACCAAAACACAGAGGGACTGAACGGCAATCTCTCTGACCAGGAG ATCCACGAAAAGGAGGAGGAAGAAATGAACGAGAAGAATGACAACACAAGCGCTCTGGCTGAGGAACCCCTAATAACGGCTGATCAG GTGATTGAGGAGATAGTGGAGATGATGGAAAACTCCCCAGACCCGGAGGAGactgaagaagaggaggaggaggaggagagtgtGGACTCCTCTGTTCAGCCCGATGCCTCTCTGCTGGAAGAGATCCGCGTCCTCTCGCAGGCTTTCAACAACAACTGCTCCTACGAAG GGTTGCGGCTGATGCCGAGCGCGGCCCTGAATGAGCTCCTGTGCCGTGTGGAGGCAGCCATCCGGGAGTTCTCCGAGGAGCTGGTGACCCAGCTGGCGCGGCGGGATGAGCTGGAGTTTGAGAAGGAGGTGAAGAACACCTTTATCACGGCCCTGATGGAGGTGCAGAACCGTCAGAAGGAGCAGAGGGACGTCAGCAAGCGCCGCCGCAGGGAGAAGGGCATGAGCCTGCAGGGCAACGCCAAGGCTGAGAAGACCGGGGCCATGCCAGTCAAG CGATTCAGTATGGAGGGACTTTCCAACATCCTGCAGACTGGAATCAGACAGACATTCGGCAACTCAGGGACAGACAAACAG TATTTAAACACAGTGATTCCCTATGAGAAGAAAGGAACGCCTCCCACAGTGGAAGACCTTCAGATGCTAACGAAAA TTCTTTATGCAATGAAGGAGGACAGTGAGAAGGTGCCAACATTATTAACTGACTACATTTTGAAAG TGCTGTGTCCCACTTAA
- the fez1 gene encoding fasciculation and elongation protein zeta-1 isoform X2 — MEAPLVCLDEDFEDLRPCREEELSQVPLRPNNTAPLAREDFSELENFSEMMSFKSMEDLVNEFDEKLHVCFRNYNTKTEGLAPVRNQTHAGEDEELLQDEEVWDALTDNYMPSSGSSWDDQNTEGLNGNLSDQEIHEKEEEEMNEKNDNTSALAEEPLITADQVIEEIVEMMENSPDPEETEEEEEEEESVDSSVQPDASLLEEIRVLSQAFNNNCSYEGLRLMPSAALNELLCRVEAAIREFSEELVTQLARRDELEFEKEVKNTFITALMEVQNRQKEQRDVSKRRRREKGMSLQGNAKAEKTGAMPVKRFSMEGLSNILQTGIRQTFGNSGTDKQYLNTVIPYEKKGTPPTVEDLQMLTKMLCPT; from the exons ATGGAAGCCCCCTTGGTGTGTCTGGATGAGGACTTTGAGGACCTGAGACCATGTCGGGAGGAGGAACTGAGCCAGGTGCCATTGCGTCCCAACAACACCGCCCCTCTGGCCCGTGAGGACTTCTCGGAGCTGGAGAACTTCTCAGAGATGATGAGCTTCAAGTCCATGGAGGACCTGGTGAATGAGTTTGATGAGAAGCTCCATGTCTGCTTCCGAAACTACAACACCAAGACCGAGGGTTTGGCCCCTGTGCGCAACCAGACACATGCGGGCGAGGATGAGGAGCTGCTTCAGGATGAAGA GGTGTGGGATGCTTTGACTGACAACTATATGCCCTCCAGTGGCTCAAGCTGGGATGACCAAAACACAGAGGGACTGAACGGCAATCTCTCTGACCAGGAG ATCCACGAAAAGGAGGAGGAAGAAATGAACGAGAAGAATGACAACACAAGCGCTCTGGCTGAGGAACCCCTAATAACGGCTGATCAG GTGATTGAGGAGATAGTGGAGATGATGGAAAACTCCCCAGACCCGGAGGAGactgaagaagaggaggaggaggaggagagtgtGGACTCCTCTGTTCAGCCCGATGCCTCTCTGCTGGAAGAGATCCGCGTCCTCTCGCAGGCTTTCAACAACAACTGCTCCTACGAAG GGTTGCGGCTGATGCCGAGCGCGGCCCTGAATGAGCTCCTGTGCCGTGTGGAGGCAGCCATCCGGGAGTTCTCCGAGGAGCTGGTGACCCAGCTGGCGCGGCGGGATGAGCTGGAGTTTGAGAAGGAGGTGAAGAACACCTTTATCACGGCCCTGATGGAGGTGCAGAACCGTCAGAAGGAGCAGAGGGACGTCAGCAAGCGCCGCCGCAGGGAGAAGGGCATGAGCCTGCAGGGCAACGCCAAGGCTGAGAAGACCGGGGCCATGCCAGTCAAG CGATTCAGTATGGAGGGACTTTCCAACATCCTGCAGACTGGAATCAGACAGACATTCGGCAACTCAGGGACAGACAAACAG TATTTAAACACAGTGATTCCCTATGAGAAGAAAGGAACGCCTCCCACAGTGGAAGACCTTCAGATGCTAACGAAAA TGCTGTGTCCCACTTAA